In Mycolicibacterium mucogenicum DSM 44124, the following are encoded in one genomic region:
- a CDS encoding sensor histidine kinase, whose protein sequence is MSPTLSRIGEYLAAEPVRISAGLRLPLIALIGVLVWIWEVDHWLPELYAVILGLYAVAAVIWLVAVLRGPVPRWADWASTGIDLVVILALCLVSGGATAALLPVFFLLPISVAFQDRPLMTAAIGTLTATGYLAVWIFYSKHDDRMGLPNMVYTHFGFLVWLAVATTVLCFVLVRRQERVQALQEVRRQLVSEAMQSDERHNREVAEGLHDGPLQTLLAARLQLDEVRERTPGPELDAVYAALEDTATALRSTVTELHPQVLAQLGLTPAVRELLRQFESRGRIAVRADLEEVGKPDSQQLLYRAARELLTNIGKHAQATTVSVRLGRIGNRIVLTVADDGVGFDPAVVSRYVADGHIGLGSLLARFDAMGGSMLVDSAGGGGTRVTVTSPPERELGGNR, encoded by the coding sequence GTGAGCCCGACACTCAGCCGGATCGGGGAGTACCTGGCCGCCGAACCGGTGCGGATTTCCGCCGGACTACGGCTCCCGCTGATCGCGCTGATCGGTGTCCTGGTGTGGATCTGGGAGGTCGACCACTGGCTGCCCGAGCTGTACGCCGTGATCCTGGGCCTGTATGCCGTCGCCGCGGTGATCTGGCTGGTGGCGGTGCTGCGCGGGCCCGTGCCGCGCTGGGCGGACTGGGCGTCGACCGGCATCGACCTGGTGGTGATCCTGGCACTGTGCCTGGTGTCCGGCGGCGCGACCGCGGCCCTGCTGCCCGTCTTCTTCCTGCTGCCCATCTCGGTGGCATTCCAGGACCGGCCGCTGATGACCGCGGCGATCGGGACCCTGACGGCGACGGGCTATCTGGCGGTGTGGATCTTCTACTCCAAACACGACGACCGCATGGGCCTGCCGAACATGGTCTACACGCACTTCGGATTCCTCGTGTGGCTGGCGGTGGCCACGACCGTGCTGTGCTTCGTGTTGGTGCGTCGTCAGGAGCGCGTGCAGGCTCTGCAGGAGGTGCGCCGCCAGCTGGTGTCCGAAGCCATGCAGTCCGACGAGCGGCACAACCGGGAGGTCGCCGAAGGGCTGCACGACGGCCCGTTGCAGACGCTGCTGGCGGCCAGGCTGCAGCTCGACGAGGTCCGGGAGCGGACCCCGGGGCCCGAACTCGACGCGGTCTACGCCGCGCTGGAAGACACGGCGACGGCACTGCGCTCGACGGTCACCGAGCTGCATCCGCAGGTGCTCGCCCAGCTCGGCCTGACGCCGGCGGTGCGGGAACTGCTGCGGCAGTTCGAGTCTCGCGGCCGGATCGCGGTGCGCGCCGACCTCGAGGAAGTGGGCAAGCCGGACTCGCAGCAGCTGCTCTACCGCGCGGCCCGTGAGCTGCTGACCAACATCGGCAAGCATGCCCAGGCCACGACGGTGTCGGTGCGGTTGGGCCGCATCGGCAATCGCATTGTCCTGACCGTCGCCGATGACGGCGTCGGGTTCGACCCCGCGGTGGTGTCACGGTACGTGGCCGACGGACACATCGGGCTGGGCTCGCTGCTGGCGCGGTTCGACGCGATGGGTGGGTCGATGCTCGTCGACTCCGCCGGCGGTGGCGGAACCCGGGTGACGGTGACTTCGCCACCCGAGCGCGAGCTGGGGGGCAACAGATAA
- a CDS encoding alpha/beta fold hydrolase — protein MKLRILVGLLVAAVVALVVNAVVVAHTSRAAEPFAGGHVLTLDGPDLNVREYGPPGDRAIVLLHGYSASIEWWEKVAPALAAHQRVIAVDLVGHGGSEAPTDAAPYHADGQAEAVHRALEALGVRQAELVGHSMGGEVAAAFATKYPEMVERVAVSDTPAGEDLVAMPLLGRMLCWPVIGPALDRFRGVDAISESSLQTGFAADYPVPALAFRSLKQLNYAGVCDSKEPGRPVVETLKGLGKPVLVLWGDKDVLTPTASNVARYTAAGLPPHLIAGSGHSPMVEKPDQFLAAIGDFVR, from the coding sequence ATGAAACTGCGCATTCTGGTGGGCCTGCTGGTGGCTGCGGTGGTGGCCTTGGTCGTCAACGCCGTGGTGGTGGCGCACACCAGCCGCGCGGCAGAACCGTTCGCCGGCGGCCACGTGCTCACACTCGACGGCCCAGACCTGAACGTCCGCGAGTACGGGCCGCCCGGTGACCGGGCAATCGTTCTGCTGCACGGGTATTCGGCGTCCATCGAGTGGTGGGAAAAGGTCGCCCCGGCACTGGCCGCACATCAGCGGGTGATCGCCGTCGACCTCGTCGGGCATGGTGGCTCCGAGGCGCCGACCGATGCGGCGCCGTATCACGCCGACGGCCAGGCCGAGGCCGTCCACCGCGCGCTCGAGGCGCTGGGTGTCCGGCAGGCCGAACTGGTGGGGCATTCGATGGGCGGCGAGGTGGCTGCCGCGTTCGCCACCAAGTACCCGGAAATGGTTGAGCGCGTGGCGGTTTCCGATACCCCGGCCGGCGAGGATCTGGTCGCGATGCCGCTGCTGGGCAGGATGCTGTGCTGGCCCGTCATCGGGCCCGCGCTGGACCGCTTCCGCGGCGTCGACGCGATCAGTGAAAGCTCGCTGCAGACCGGGTTTGCCGCCGACTACCCCGTTCCGGCGTTGGCATTCCGGTCCTTGAAACAGCTCAATTACGCGGGCGTGTGTGACTCCAAGGAGCCCGGCCGCCCGGTGGTGGAGACGTTGAAGGGGCTGGGCAAGCCGGTGCTGGTGTTGTGGGGCGACAAGGACGTCCTGACGCCGACGGCGTCGAACGTCGCGCGCTACACTGCCGCGGGCCTGCCGCCGCACCTCATCGCAGGCTCCGGGCACAGCCCGATGGTCGAGAAGCCGGACCAGTTCCTCGCAGCGATAGGCGATTTCGTGCGCTGA
- the pntB gene encoding Re/Si-specific NAD(P)(+) transhydrogenase subunit beta codes for MFNAETITNVANAAYVVAALLFILALAGLSKHETSKAGNAFGMAGMGVALIATIVLAVNNKIEPLGLALLVGAMAIGAAIGLWRARIVEMTGMPELIALLHSFVGLAAVLVGWSGYLHVEHELDGQGALELAKEGMLGIHSAEVFIGVFIGAVTFTGSIVANLKLSAKISSSPLMLPGKNFLNVGSLVLFVALTVWFVISPNLWLLVGVTVLALLLGWHLVASIGGGDMPVVVSMLNSYSGWAAAASGFLLSNDLLIITGALVGSSGAYLSYIMCKAMNRSFISVIAGGFGIEAGPAEDKDYGEHREITAEGAAELLGSADSVIITPGYGMAVAQAQYGVADLTRKLREKGVNVRFGIHPVAGRLPGHMNVLLAEAKVPYDIVLEMDEINDDFDDTAVVLVIGANDTVNPAASEDPGSPIAGMPVLTVWNADNVIVFKRSMASGYAGVQNPLFFRDNTQMLFGDARDRVNDILAAL; via the coding sequence ATGTTCAACGCAGAAACCATCACCAACGTGGCGAACGCGGCCTACGTCGTCGCCGCCCTGTTGTTCATCCTCGCTCTGGCCGGGCTGTCCAAGCACGAGACCTCCAAGGCCGGTAACGCCTTCGGCATGGCCGGCATGGGCGTCGCCCTGATCGCGACCATTGTGCTGGCCGTCAACAACAAGATCGAGCCGCTCGGCCTGGCGCTGCTGGTCGGTGCCATGGCCATCGGTGCCGCCATCGGCCTGTGGCGTGCCCGCATCGTCGAGATGACCGGCATGCCCGAGCTGATCGCCCTGCTGCACAGCTTCGTGGGTCTGGCGGCCGTGCTCGTCGGCTGGAGCGGCTACCTGCACGTCGAGCACGAACTCGACGGCCAGGGCGCCCTCGAGCTGGCCAAGGAAGGCATGCTCGGCATCCACTCCGCCGAGGTCTTCATCGGCGTGTTCATCGGTGCCGTGACCTTCACCGGTTCGATCGTGGCCAACCTGAAGCTGTCGGCCAAGATCAGCTCCTCGCCGCTGATGCTGCCGGGCAAGAACTTCCTCAACGTCGGCTCGCTGGTGCTGTTCGTGGCGCTGACGGTGTGGTTCGTCATCTCCCCGAACCTGTGGCTGCTGGTCGGCGTCACCGTCCTGGCCCTGCTGCTGGGCTGGCACCTGGTCGCCTCCATCGGCGGTGGCGACATGCCCGTCGTCGTCTCGATGCTCAACAGCTACTCCGGTTGGGCCGCGGCCGCCTCGGGCTTCCTGCTGTCGAATGACCTGCTGATCATCACCGGCGCGCTCGTCGGCTCCTCCGGTGCCTACCTGTCCTACATCATGTGCAAGGCCATGAACCGGTCGTTCATCTCCGTCATCGCCGGCGGCTTCGGCATCGAAGCCGGCCCCGCCGAAGACAAGGACTACGGCGAGCACCGCGAGATCACCGCCGAGGGCGCCGCCGAGCTGCTCGGCTCGGCCGACTCCGTGATCATCACCCCCGGCTACGGCATGGCCGTGGCCCAGGCCCAGTACGGCGTCGCGGACCTGACCCGCAAGCTGCGCGAGAAGGGCGTCAACGTCCGCTTCGGTATCCACCCCGTCGCCGGCCGCCTGCCCGGCCACATGAACGTGCTGCTCGCCGAGGCCAAGGTGCCTTACGACATCGTGCTCGAGATGGACGAGATCAACGACGACTTCGACGACACTGCAGTCGTTTTGGTGATCGGTGCCAACGACACCGTGAACCCGGCCGCCTCCGAAGATCCGGGCAGCCCGATCGCCGGCATGCCGGTGCTCACCGTCTGGAACGCCGACAACGTCATCGTGTTCAAGCGCTCCATGGCCTCGGGCTACGCCGGCGTGCAGAACCCGCTGTTCTTCCGCGACAACACCCAGATGCTGTTCGGCGACGCCCGCGACCGCGTCAACGACATCCTCGCCGCGCTGTAG